A stretch of Blautia liquoris DNA encodes these proteins:
- a CDS encoding MarR family winged helix-turn-helix transcriptional regulator gives MPQVKAERQLSKMMIGENFTLNYLAANDNRAYPKDLSKNMMVSTARIATILKQLEKDGLITRTPDAQDNRQVIVRLTDEGARLIEKDRAAVLDGLVQMLEYLGPEDAEAYIRIRRKLLRMMLEK, from the coding sequence ATGCCACAAGTCAAGGCAGAACGCCAGTTGTCAAAGATGATGATAGGTGAGAATTTCACGCTGAATTATCTGGCAGCTAATGATAACAGGGCTTATCCAAAGGATTTGAGCAAAAATATGATGGTCAGTACAGCTCGGATTGCGACAATATTAAAGCAGCTGGAAAAAGATGGTCTGATCACAAGAACACCAGATGCTCAGGATAATCGTCAGGTTATCGTCAGGTTAACAGATGAAGGCGCTCGTTTGATTGAAAAAGATCGGGCAGCGGTATTAGACGGTTTAGTGCAGATGCTAGAGTACCTCGGTCCAGAAGATGCTGAGGCATACATTCGTATTCGAAGAAAGCTGTTACGGATGATGTTAGAAAAATAA